In a genomic window of Paraburkholderia phenazinium:
- a CDS encoding alkene reductase, translating into MNKLFSAVKVGPYTLSHRVAMAPLTRMRSEPGDVPGDLMVEYYTQRATEGGLIVTEATPVSVQGYGYAMAPGIYSDDQIAGWRRITDAVHAKGARIFLQLWHVGRQSHPDLQPGGAAPVAPSALKAEGHAYSVNGEVEFTMPRALELHEIPAIVEDFRRGAERALRAGFDGVELHGANGYLPDQFLQDGSNARTDEYGGPIENRARFLLEVTDALISVWGADRVGVRIAPSGTYGSMHDSDPETTFGYVTEQLDKRGIGYLHVVEPRVKGTETIGEVHDPVAARHLRPKFTGTLIAAGGFTKETADAIIEAGHADIVAFGRHFIANPDLPERLRLNLPLNRYDRSTFYGGDARGYTDYPFHAETQAA; encoded by the coding sequence ATGAACAAGCTGTTTTCAGCCGTCAAAGTCGGCCCCTACACCCTTTCCCATCGCGTCGCGATGGCGCCATTGACACGCATGCGTTCGGAGCCGGGTGACGTGCCGGGCGATCTGATGGTTGAGTACTACACGCAGCGCGCAACCGAAGGCGGCCTTATCGTCACGGAGGCAACCCCCGTTTCGGTACAGGGCTACGGCTATGCAATGGCCCCGGGGATCTACTCCGACGATCAGATTGCAGGATGGCGCCGGATCACCGATGCCGTGCACGCTAAAGGCGCTCGCATCTTCCTCCAGTTGTGGCATGTCGGCCGTCAGTCTCACCCCGATCTTCAGCCAGGCGGCGCGGCGCCCGTCGCTCCGTCCGCACTGAAAGCCGAAGGCCATGCCTATTCAGTGAACGGCGAAGTTGAATTCACGATGCCCCGCGCGCTTGAATTGCACGAAATCCCCGCCATTGTCGAGGACTTCCGCAGGGGGGCCGAACGGGCGCTGCGCGCGGGCTTCGACGGTGTGGAGCTGCACGGCGCAAACGGCTATCTGCCGGATCAGTTTCTGCAGGACGGTTCGAATGCTCGCACCGACGAGTACGGCGGCCCGATCGAAAATCGCGCACGTTTCCTCCTCGAAGTAACGGACGCACTGATTTCCGTGTGGGGAGCGGATCGGGTTGGCGTGCGCATTGCACCGAGCGGCACCTATGGCTCGATGCATGACAGCGATCCGGAAACCACCTTCGGTTATGTGACGGAGCAGTTGGACAAGCGTGGCATCGGCTATCTCCACGTGGTCGAGCCACGCGTCAAGGGAACGGAAACGATCGGCGAAGTTCACGATCCGGTCGCGGCGCGCCATCTGCGCCCGAAGTTCACCGGCACGCTCATCGCCGCAGGCGGCTTCACGAAAGAGACTGCGGACGCGATCATCGAAGCGGGCCACGCGGACATCGTCGCGTTTGGCCGCCACTTCATCGCCAACCCCGATCTGCCCGAGCGCCTACGGTTGAATCTGCCGCTCAACCGGTACGACCGGAGTACCTTTTATGGCGGCGACGCACGCGGTTACACCGACTACCCGTTCCATGCCGAAACGCAGGCGGCGTAA
- a CDS encoding SDR family NAD(P)-dependent oxidoreductase → MLTPQQPLGSGFGAATTTDEVMTGIDLSGKTAIVTGGYSGLGRETARVLRAAGARVIVPARDLSRAREALAGMDVEIAPMDLLDPTSIDAFAASFLESTPALHILVNSAAIMAVPELTRDARGYEYQFATNHLGHFQLTTRLLPTLRNANGARVVSVSSIGHRYSPVFLDDPHFEHRQYIPLAGYGQSKTANILFAVALDQREKAHGVRAFSLHPGAIADTGLGKYIPLEHRVAAGVIDEQGKPVRDPARQLKTIGQGAATQVWCATSQQLNSLGGVYCENVDVAPVMKEQPEKIDMADAMRLTGVVPYAIDPASADDLWELSERLLNW, encoded by the coding sequence ATGCTGACGCCACAACAACCGCTTGGTTCGGGTTTCGGAGCCGCCACCACCACCGATGAAGTCATGACCGGCATCGATCTTTCCGGCAAGACCGCGATCGTGACCGGAGGCTACTCAGGCCTCGGGCGTGAAACCGCGCGAGTCCTGCGCGCCGCCGGAGCACGCGTCATCGTTCCCGCGCGTGACCTGAGCCGCGCCCGCGAAGCACTGGCCGGCATGGACGTCGAAATCGCGCCGATGGACCTGCTCGATCCTACGTCTATCGACGCCTTTGCTGCATCGTTTCTCGAATCGACACCGGCGCTGCACATCCTCGTCAACAGCGCCGCGATTATGGCCGTGCCGGAATTGACACGCGACGCGCGAGGGTATGAGTATCAGTTCGCGACCAATCATCTCGGCCACTTCCAGCTCACCACGCGGCTCTTGCCGACGCTGCGCAATGCGAATGGCGCTCGCGTGGTGTCGGTCTCATCGATCGGTCACCGCTATTCGCCGGTATTTCTCGACGATCCGCATTTCGAGCACCGTCAGTACATCCCGTTGGCAGGATATGGGCAGTCGAAGACGGCCAACATCCTGTTCGCCGTTGCGCTTGACCAGCGGGAGAAGGCCCATGGCGTACGCGCATTTTCGCTGCATCCGGGCGCCATTGCGGATACCGGGCTGGGGAAATACATACCGCTCGAACACAGGGTGGCAGCGGGCGTCATTGATGAACAAGGCAAGCCCGTGCGTGATCCGGCAAGACAACTCAAGACCATCGGGCAGGGAGCGGCCACGCAAGTCTGGTGCGCAACAAGCCAGCAACTGAACAGCCTGGGCGGCGTGTATTGCGAAAATGTCGACGTGGCCCCAGTGATGAAGGAACAGCCGGAGAAGATCGATATGGCGGATGCCATGAGGCTTACGGGCGTAGTGCCCTATGCCATCGACCCCGCCTCCGCCGATGACCTTTGGGAACTCAGCGAGCGGCTTCTCAACTGGTAG
- a CDS encoding SDR family NAD(P)-dependent oxidoreductase, protein MILEKFRLDGKLALITGGTRGIGLAIAHAFGEAGARLVISSRSPVPEAERSLREAGYEVDFIAADLEQEAAPQQLVDEVLKRHGRIDVLVNNAGVAIHGDTGDFDETRWRRIMSLNVDAVFRGCRAVLAPMRAQGGGVILNVGSISGFISNIPQNQVAYNSSKAAVHMMTKSLASELATENIRVNAVAPGYIDTDMSRGGMANDEWFPIWRDMTPMARVGQPEEVATAALFLCSPAASYVTGEVLVVDGGYTTR, encoded by the coding sequence ATGATCCTTGAAAAATTCCGCCTCGACGGCAAGCTCGCGCTGATCACCGGCGGCACGCGCGGCATCGGGCTCGCCATCGCGCATGCCTTCGGCGAAGCCGGCGCGCGCCTCGTCATCAGCAGCCGCAGTCCGGTGCCCGAAGCCGAACGCAGTCTGCGCGAGGCCGGCTACGAGGTCGACTTCATCGCAGCCGACCTCGAGCAGGAAGCGGCGCCCCAGCAACTGGTCGACGAAGTGCTCAAGCGCCACGGACGCATCGACGTGCTGGTCAACAACGCCGGCGTGGCGATTCACGGCGATACCGGCGACTTCGACGAAACGCGCTGGCGTCGCATCATGAGCCTGAACGTCGACGCGGTGTTCCGCGGTTGCCGGGCCGTGCTCGCGCCGATGCGTGCGCAAGGCGGCGGCGTGATTCTCAACGTGGGCTCGATCTCCGGCTTCATCTCCAACATTCCGCAGAACCAGGTCGCCTACAACAGCTCGAAGGCAGCGGTTCACATGATGACCAAGAGCCTCGCCAGCGAACTCGCCACCGAAAACATCCGCGTGAACGCGGTGGCTCCCGGCTACATCGACACGGACATGTCGCGCGGTGGCATGGCCAATGACGAGTGGTTCCCGATCTGGCGCGACATGACTCCGATGGCGCGGGTCGGCCAGCCGGAAGAAGTCGCGACCGCCGCACTGTTCCTCTGCTCGCCGGCGGCCAGTTATGTGACGGGCGAAGTGCTGGTCGTCGACGGTGGTTATACGACGCGCTGA
- a CDS encoding AraC family transcriptional regulator, translating to MSSKFDNDPLSDILRLLGAQPVVAGGFSAGGTWAIRFPRPKKIKFFALVKGSCWLCLDAQTAPVSVREGDVFLLTGERSFVLASDPNAEPVDAATVFSGDGIRTAKIGDGNGCTQIGGHIRLAPSNDALLVDVLPPLIHIRADCEQATVLQWLLARLVNEFASGLPGSGLASAYLAQLMFVEMLRVYLDSGTEVPDGWLRAIGDRRLAPALRLMHGDPGRAWRLDELAAASAMSRTAFCVHFRSVAGVAPLTWLTQWRMRMAKQALIDEKTPIAVLAARLGYASESAFSSAFKRVSGVSPSDYRRAGWSG from the coding sequence ATGAGTTCAAAATTCGACAACGATCCACTGTCGGACATCCTTCGCCTGCTCGGCGCCCAACCCGTCGTGGCAGGTGGCTTCTCCGCCGGTGGCACATGGGCGATCCGCTTTCCGCGGCCGAAAAAGATCAAATTCTTTGCACTGGTCAAGGGAAGTTGCTGGCTTTGCCTCGATGCGCAGACTGCACCCGTGTCAGTCCGCGAAGGAGACGTCTTTCTGTTGACGGGTGAACGTTCGTTTGTCCTCGCAAGCGATCCGAACGCGGAACCGGTCGATGCGGCCACCGTCTTCTCAGGTGACGGGATCCGGACCGCGAAAATTGGCGACGGCAACGGTTGCACGCAGATCGGCGGGCACATCAGGCTCGCACCGTCCAATGATGCGCTGCTGGTCGACGTCCTGCCGCCGCTGATACACATCCGCGCGGACTGCGAGCAGGCGACCGTTCTTCAATGGCTGCTTGCGCGGCTAGTGAATGAGTTCGCGTCGGGCCTGCCGGGCAGCGGCCTTGCTTCGGCATACCTGGCACAACTGATGTTTGTGGAAATGCTGCGCGTCTATCTCGACAGCGGCACGGAAGTCCCCGACGGCTGGCTGCGCGCTATCGGCGACAGGCGGCTTGCGCCCGCGCTACGGTTGATGCATGGCGATCCCGGCCGGGCGTGGCGGCTGGATGAGCTTGCGGCCGCATCGGCAATGTCGCGTACGGCGTTCTGCGTGCATTTCAGGTCTGTCGCGGGCGTGGCTCCGCTCACGTGGCTCACGCAGTGGCGCATGCGCATGGCAAAGCAGGCGCTAATCGACGAGAAAACACCCATTGCCGTTCTCGCGGCAAGGTTGGGTTACGCATCCGAAAGCGCATTCAGCAGCGCGTTCAAGCGGGTGTCCGGGGTGTCGCCGAGCGATTACAGGCGGGCGGGATGGTCTGGTTGA
- a CDS encoding TonB-dependent siderophore receptor, translated as MTRGKEHTGQPDTAGCLRTRKFTCFRLMPIAAGLLLANAGHAQSLPAGAAPATGASEPRAASAHAAEDAQLPVVRVTDARAAETGTGPVVGYVARQSTAGTKTDTPLIKTPQAVSVVTRDQMDIQDAQSVAQALRYTSGVNPEQRGTNTDSLEYLYARGFLIDEFWNGLRTPGPAGGFGFNVTSFDPYMFERIELVHGPASVLYGQGSPGGVVNLVSKLPTAEPLHEIGFQTGSYGRVQGFFDFSGPLDQDGKVLYRLTADGFNTGTQTDYVNQQRFAIAPTITWRPTKDTTLTVYANYQADPEAGLYNTVPVVGTIQTGVSQLPRSFNPGEPTFDSFRKTQESIGYQFDQRLNDIWSLRQSYRFLHNSQTVQYVADDLGYVNNGTELAREAYLNYGMVNSNTIDNQAIARFGTGPVSHQVTVGVDYQNIQFDHHFYGSADNNVPSLSITNPQYGLAIPYPTFLFGTSQAESVKQLGTYAQDQFDIGRWSFLLGVREDWTNEDSTSYANGSSTSQFNRAFTWRAGGTYQFDNGIAPYASYTKSFLPQVGADYNGKAFDPTTGEQYEVGVKFQPKGYNSFVTVSAFHLTQNDVLTTDPVHTGFQVETGQVRSQGFEVEAHASLTNNLQLIASYTYTNLLNTKSNTADLDKVPVGIPRNTASLWADYTLHAGPLAGLQFGTGVRYIGGSYGDTANTLLTSSATLVDLAVRYDLGQAFSSLRGWTASLNASNLLNREYMASCSNGSCYWGEGRLVLAGLKYQW; from the coding sequence ATGACTCGGGGAAAGGAACACACCGGCCAGCCGGACACGGCGGGCTGCCTGCGCACACGGAAATTCACATGCTTCCGGCTGATGCCGATTGCGGCAGGCCTGCTGCTCGCGAACGCCGGCCACGCCCAGTCGCTGCCCGCAGGCGCCGCCCCGGCAACCGGCGCGTCCGAGCCGCGTGCCGCCTCCGCTCATGCCGCAGAGGATGCGCAACTTCCCGTCGTCCGCGTGACCGACGCCCGTGCGGCCGAGACGGGCACCGGACCGGTAGTCGGCTATGTGGCGCGCCAGAGCACCGCGGGCACCAAGACAGATACGCCGCTCATCAAGACGCCGCAGGCGGTGTCCGTCGTCACGCGCGACCAGATGGACATCCAGGACGCGCAAAGCGTGGCGCAGGCGTTGCGCTATACGTCCGGCGTCAATCCGGAACAGCGCGGCACCAACACGGATTCGCTGGAGTATCTGTATGCACGCGGCTTTCTGATCGACGAGTTCTGGAATGGTCTGCGCACGCCGGGGCCTGCTGGCGGCTTCGGGTTCAATGTGACCAGTTTCGATCCGTATATGTTCGAACGCATCGAGCTCGTGCACGGCCCGGCTTCCGTACTGTATGGGCAGGGCTCGCCGGGCGGCGTCGTGAATCTCGTGAGCAAGTTGCCGACCGCGGAGCCGTTGCATGAGATCGGCTTTCAAACCGGCAGTTATGGACGTGTGCAGGGTTTCTTCGACTTCAGCGGTCCGCTCGATCAGGACGGCAAGGTCCTCTACCGTTTGACGGCCGACGGCTTCAACACCGGCACGCAGACCGACTACGTGAACCAGCAGCGCTTCGCGATCGCCCCCACCATCACGTGGCGACCGACGAAGGACACCACGCTCACGGTCTATGCAAACTACCAGGCCGATCCGGAGGCCGGGCTCTACAACACGGTGCCGGTGGTCGGCACAATCCAGACCGGTGTGTCGCAACTGCCCCGCAGTTTCAATCCGGGCGAGCCGACTTTCGACAGCTTCCGCAAGACCCAGGAGTCGATCGGCTATCAGTTCGACCAGCGTCTGAACGACATCTGGTCGCTCAGGCAAAGCTACCGGTTTCTGCACAACAGCCAGACCGTGCAGTACGTGGCCGACGACCTCGGCTACGTGAACAACGGCACGGAGCTCGCGCGCGAGGCGTACCTGAACTACGGCATGGTCAACTCGAACACGATCGACAATCAGGCGATCGCCCGATTCGGTACCGGACCCGTGTCGCATCAGGTGACGGTGGGCGTTGACTACCAGAACATCCAGTTCGATCACCACTTCTACGGCTCGGCGGACAACAACGTGCCGTCGCTGAGCATCACGAATCCGCAATACGGTCTCGCGATTCCGTATCCGACGTTCCTGTTCGGCACGTCGCAGGCGGAGTCCGTCAAGCAACTGGGCACCTATGCGCAGGATCAGTTCGATATCGGTCGCTGGTCGTTCCTGCTCGGCGTGCGTGAAGACTGGACCAACGAAGATTCGACGTCCTACGCGAACGGCTCGTCCACAAGTCAGTTCAACCGGGCATTCACCTGGCGCGCCGGCGGCACGTATCAGTTCGACAACGGCATCGCGCCCTATGCTAGCTATACGAAGTCGTTCCTGCCGCAAGTGGGCGCCGACTATAACGGCAAGGCGTTCGATCCGACCACCGGCGAGCAATACGAAGTCGGCGTGAAATTCCAGCCGAAGGGTTACAACAGCTTCGTCACGGTTTCGGCGTTTCACCTGACGCAGAACGACGTCCTGACGACCGACCCGGTGCACACCGGCTTTCAGGTCGAGACCGGTCAGGTGCGTTCGCAGGGTTTCGAAGTTGAAGCGCATGCGAGCCTGACCAACAACCTGCAACTGATCGCGAGCTACACCTACACGAATCTGCTGAACACCAAGAGCAATACCGCCGATCTCGACAAGGTGCCGGTCGGTATTCCGCGCAATACGGCCTCGCTGTGGGCGGATTACACGCTTCATGCCGGTCCGCTCGCCGGGTTGCAGTTCGGCACGGGCGTGCGCTATATCGGCGGTTCGTATGGCGATACGGCGAATACGCTGCTGACGTCGTCCGCGACGCTGGTCGATCTCGCCGTGCGCTACGACCTTGGCCAGGCGTTCAGCAGCTTGCGCGGCTGGACGGCGTCGCTCAATGCAAGCAACCTGCTCAATCGCGAATACATGGCGTCCTGCAGCAATGGCTCGTGTTATTGGGGCGAAGGACGGCTCGTACTGGCGGGGTTGAAGTACCAGTGGTGA
- a CDS encoding SDR family oxidoreductase — translation MKSRTFLVTGASKGIGRAVAQRLNADGHRVVGLARQGDDPGFPGRLVSVDLSDRAKTQATLDRLAAEYRFDGLVNNVGLVKPQRLGAIDLDALDAVMSLNLHPAIQAAQALLPNMSAQGWGRIVNVSSLTILGIVERTAYAAAKSALVSFSRSWALELATTGITVNSVAPGPTETELFRANNAPGSAGEQRYLASVPMKRFGKPDEIAAAITFLLSEDAAFITGQTLFVDGGASIGKASI, via the coding sequence ATGAAATCACGTACTTTTCTCGTAACCGGTGCCAGCAAAGGCATCGGCAGGGCCGTCGCACAGCGGCTGAATGCGGACGGGCACCGCGTAGTGGGGCTGGCACGTCAGGGGGACGACCCAGGATTTCCAGGAAGGCTCGTTTCTGTCGACCTGTCCGATCGCGCGAAAACGCAGGCCACACTCGACAGGCTTGCGGCGGAATACAGGTTCGACGGCCTGGTCAATAACGTTGGGCTGGTCAAACCGCAAAGGCTGGGCGCCATCGATCTAGACGCGCTTGACGCCGTCATGTCGCTCAATCTGCATCCAGCTATCCAGGCGGCGCAAGCACTCCTGCCCAATATGAGCGCCCAAGGCTGGGGGCGAATCGTCAACGTATCGAGCCTCACTATCCTTGGCATCGTGGAACGTACGGCTTATGCCGCCGCCAAGTCCGCCCTGGTGAGTTTTTCACGCTCCTGGGCGCTTGAATTGGCGACCACCGGCATCACAGTCAATTCCGTCGCTCCCGGCCCCACGGAAACCGAACTGTTTCGAGCCAACAACGCGCCGGGAAGCGCAGGGGAGCAGCGCTATCTCGCCTCCGTCCCAATGAAACGCTTCGGCAAGCCAGACGAGATTGCCGCAGCCATCACTTTCCTGCTGTCCGAAGACGCTGCGTTCATCACGGGCCAAACGTTGTTTGTCGATGGCGGCGCCTCGATAGGCAAGGCTTCAATTTGA
- a CDS encoding iron-siderophore ABC transporter substrate-binding protein: MNRRTWLAALLGAVSTAALGASGAGARPPQRIVVLDWALTEMLLSIGVAPVGAANTTGFRRNFPASDLPAAVVDLGLMFQPNLELMRSLNPDLIVISPAHAALRASLERLAPTVTFGQYRSSPTPYTAARNETLQLARMLACTPRAQVMLANADRSLDDARIHLAARHGARNIALYVVRFLDETHLRVYGSQSLFGEMLTTLGLQNAWQGSPRAGGYSTIPFEALEPAPGTALLYLQPLPLPVVNMMKSSPLWAAMPFARAGHMIGVPGVPPEGGVPSAVYFANLLVDALTQTSARSSLTSTVSSLPGNARDDAMEDLA, from the coding sequence ATGAACCGCCGTACATGGCTGGCGGCGCTGCTCGGTGCGGTTTCGACAGCGGCGCTCGGCGCGTCCGGCGCCGGCGCGCGACCGCCGCAACGCATCGTCGTACTCGACTGGGCGCTGACGGAGATGCTGTTGTCGATCGGCGTGGCGCCGGTCGGCGCGGCAAATACCACGGGGTTTCGCCGCAACTTTCCGGCTAGCGATCTGCCAGCTGCCGTGGTCGATCTCGGGCTCATGTTCCAGCCGAACCTGGAACTAATGCGTTCACTAAATCCGGACCTGATCGTCATCTCACCGGCTCATGCGGCGTTGCGCGCGTCGCTTGAGCGGCTCGCACCCACGGTCACCTTCGGCCAATACCGGTCGAGCCCGACACCTTACACGGCCGCACGTAACGAAACGCTGCAACTAGCGCGGATGCTCGCTTGCACACCCCGTGCACAGGTCATGCTGGCAAACGCCGACCGCTCGCTCGACGACGCGCGCATCCATCTCGCCGCACGACATGGCGCGCGCAACATCGCGCTGTATGTCGTGCGATTTCTCGATGAGACGCATCTGCGTGTCTACGGATCGCAGAGCCTGTTTGGCGAAATGCTGACCACACTCGGGCTGCAAAACGCGTGGCAAGGCTCGCCTCGCGCGGGCGGTTACTCGACCATTCCATTTGAGGCACTGGAGCCGGCGCCGGGTACCGCGTTGCTCTATCTTCAGCCATTGCCGTTACCTGTCGTGAACATGATGAAAAGCAGTCCCCTGTGGGCCGCCATGCCGTTCGCAAGAGCCGGCCATATGATCGGCGTGCCGGGCGTCCCTCCCGAGGGCGGCGTGCCCTCAGCAGTTTATTTTGCCAACCTGCTGGTCGACGCACTCACGCAGACAAGCGCACGCTCAAGCCTCACAAGTACGGTGTCCTCCCTGCCTGGCAATGCACGTGACGATGCAATGGAGGACCTCGCGTGA
- a CDS encoding AraC family transcriptional regulator — MDQAWRLTPDIRYPRQSRDIIASCYDYRDGDRQAWHSHEQAQFVYTVRGVLRVVTQTGMWTLGPRRGLWIPPRIGHELWATGEVLMHSVYFEPEASPWPAAGCRVLSISPLLRELVAAMIEDKKDDPDRRAALITPLLLKEMLDAPEATEGGLPLPNDRRLRQICERLLNEPDNCDSLGTWGERAGASERTLARLFRDETGLTFGQWRQQLRLVEAVSLIAQGVAVGTIATKLGYTNSSAFITMFKRTMGETPQRYLKL, encoded by the coding sequence GTGGACCAGGCGTGGCGCTTAACCCCCGACATCCGATATCCGCGGCAGTCGCGCGACATCATAGCCAGTTGCTATGATTATCGAGATGGAGATAGGCAGGCGTGGCATTCGCACGAGCAGGCGCAATTCGTCTACACCGTGCGCGGCGTGCTGCGGGTGGTGACGCAGACCGGCATGTGGACGCTCGGGCCGCGTCGCGGTCTGTGGATCCCACCGCGTATCGGCCACGAGTTGTGGGCGACGGGCGAGGTCTTGATGCACAGCGTCTACTTTGAACCGGAAGCCTCGCCTTGGCCTGCGGCCGGCTGCCGGGTGCTGTCGATATCGCCGCTGTTGCGCGAACTCGTCGCGGCCATGATCGAAGACAAGAAGGACGATCCCGACCGGCGCGCCGCGCTGATCACGCCGTTGCTGCTCAAGGAAATGCTGGATGCACCGGAGGCGACGGAGGGCGGCCTGCCGTTACCGAACGATCGCCGCTTGCGGCAGATCTGCGAACGTCTGCTCAACGAGCCGGATAACTGCGATTCGCTTGGCACGTGGGGCGAGCGTGCCGGTGCTAGCGAGCGCACGCTTGCGCGTCTGTTCCGCGACGAGACCGGTTTGACCTTTGGACAATGGCGGCAACAGCTCAGACTGGTCGAGGCGGTTTCGCTGATTGCGCAGGGCGTGGCGGTGGGGACGATCGCCACCAAACTCGGCTATACCAACTCCAGTGCCTTTATCACGATGTTCAAAAGGACCATGGGGGAAACGCCGCAGCGGTATTTGAAGCTGTAG
- a CDS encoding Pr6Pr family membrane protein → MPKHTAHPERHPSELPLATPSFASVSMASLIAVLAWLAFVAQTDITIGRMLMRGLGVIEGIERISSYLTNLTVLAVAIGFTCVALRARSAPGRFFRKPPVLTAVVVYIVFVGIAYNTLLRHLWTPAGFRSLLNESLHTVIPLLCALYWLLFVPRFHLQLRHCLFWLVYPLGYLFMTLWRGSETDFYPYPFINVSELGYERVLVNTLLLLLGFVLLMGVFIAINHRRPRPVPAVDARQPDGSDRIKDRSLNP, encoded by the coding sequence ATGCCAAAGCACACCGCTCATCCTGAGCGGCATCCATCCGAATTGCCGCTCGCTACGCCGAGCTTCGCGTCAGTGTCGATGGCCTCGCTGATTGCGGTTCTTGCGTGGCTGGCCTTCGTCGCACAGACCGACATCACGATTGGAAGAATGCTGATGCGCGGTCTGGGCGTGATCGAGGGTATCGAGCGGATCAGCAGCTATCTGACGAACCTCACGGTCCTCGCCGTCGCCATCGGTTTTACTTGTGTGGCACTGCGAGCACGCTCCGCGCCCGGGCGCTTTTTCCGCAAGCCGCCGGTGCTCACCGCTGTCGTCGTGTATATCGTGTTCGTCGGCATTGCCTATAACACCCTGCTGCGCCATCTATGGACGCCAGCCGGCTTCCGCTCGCTGCTCAACGAATCGCTGCATACGGTCATCCCGCTGCTGTGCGCGCTGTACTGGCTGCTGTTCGTTCCGCGCTTTCATCTGCAATTGCGCCACTGCCTCTTCTGGCTGGTCTATCCGCTCGGCTATCTGTTCATGACACTTTGGCGCGGCAGCGAAACCGATTTCTATCCTTATCCGTTCATCAACGTCAGCGAGCTCGGTTACGAGCGTGTGCTCGTCAATACCCTGTTGCTGCTGCTCGGCTTCGTCCTTTTGATGGGCGTCTTCATCGCGATCAATCATCGCCGTCCGCGTCCGGTGCCAGCCGTCGATGCTCGCCAACCTGATGGCAGCGATCGCATCAAGGACCGTTCGCTGAACCCTTGA